The sequence below is a genomic window from Desulfovibrio sp. JC022.
CCTGCGGTGGCTGTTTATTCCACCTTCATGCAGCGGTCTTATGATCAGGTGGTGCATGATGTCTGTTTGCAGAACCTGAATGTAAATTTTTTCCTTGATCGCGGTGGACTTGTCGGTGCTGACGGGGCTACCCATCACGGTGTATTTGATATGTCCTTCATGCGTCATATCCCCAACCTGATCTTCATGGCACCGAAAGATGAGGCCGAGCTTTCACGCATGGTCAGGACTGCCATTGATTTTGATGGTCCTGCTGCGGTGCGCTATCCGCGCGGCGTGGGTATCGGGGCGATTCTTGAAGAGACACCCAGCACCCTTGAAATCGGTGAAGGTGAGCTTCTGCGTGACGGATTTGACGGGGTTATCATCACTGTCGGTTCAAGGGTCTGGCCTGCCGTAGAAGCGGTGGAAGAAATTGATGAGGAGCACGGGAAGGCTGTTGCTGTATTCAACGCCCGGTTCATCAAGCCGCTTCCGGAAAAAGAAATTCTGGAATTGGCCGGACGGTTCAAGAAAATCCTTATTGTGGAAGAAAATGCCAAGGCTGGCGGATTTAGCTCCGCAGTGGTTGAGCTGTTGGTGGACAATAATGCCATTGACGGGCATGAGATCAAGCGTCTCGGCATCCCCGATGAGTTCATTGAGCACGGTACCCAGCTTGAGCTGCGCAATGAGCTTGGTATTGATACCACAGGTATGAAGGATGCTATGAAAGAAATGCTTGGGTTGGAGTAGTGTCAGCTAATTGGATTTAGTTTTAAATTGAATTAAATAAAAGGGTTAGTCTCACGCGAGACTAACCCTTTTTTAGTAAACTTATTGGCTTAATATAGCTGCTTGAAGATATGAGGTTATATTTTCAGCAAAATCGGCCCATCTTCCGCAGGCAGCCCTTCCGGTGCACTGTCTTTTAGGAAATTTCGTACATCTTCGGCCTGTGCAATTACGCCCTTTTTCAACAGGATCGGTCCGGCTTCCTTCGCTATGAGATTGAAAAGTTTCAAGTAGATTATTGCGTCACCGGAACGGACAGCTTCAGATGTTTTGGCACTGATGTCGCTGCGAAAGCCGCTGATAGGGGTGTCACGGCACATGGCAATACCGCTGATTCCGGGCAGGGCACCGGAAAGGGATACTTCATCACCATCCTTGATTTTGACCCCGTCAATATCATCCACGGGGGAACCGTTCACAAAAATTGCCCGTACCCGTGTTTCTGCATAATCAGGACTGAGCCCGATCTCTTCAACCATGAAGTCGCGAATGCTCATACCCGAAGTTGCATGAATGGTGACTCCTTTTTGCAGCAGGGTGATTGTTCCCGGAATTCCGGTTTGTATCGTCACGGTCTGGAGATTTTTCTGCATGACATTCCTCGCAAAATGATGGGCTGAATTGTGTCTGTGTTGGTATAATTGTCTGTAATTGTTAGTAATGATGCGCTGGAAAACAGTAGCTGTCAAACGTCTAAATCAAAAAGGCCTGTCCGTAGTAATTACGGACAGGCCTTAGTTGCTGGTATAGTTTGAAATAAATTATTTACTTTTCTTTTTTTTGGCTTCTTCTTCACGCAGGGCACGGCGAAGAACTTTACCGACCATGGTTTTGGGCAGGTCGCTGCGGAATTCCACCTGCCGGGGGACTTTGTAGCCAGCCAGCTTTTCGCGGCAGTAGGCTATGATTTCGGCGCGGTCCATGCTTTCGCCTTCCTTGAGCACGATATAGACCTTGATGATCTCGCCACGGGTCTTGTGGGGCAGGCCGACTGTGACGGCTTCCTGAATTTTGGGATGTTTGTAAAGGACTTCATCCACCTCACGTGGGTAGATATTGTAGCCGCTGGAAATGATCATGTCTTTTTTGCGGTCTACTATGTAGAAGTACCCGTCCTCATCCATATAGGCGATGTCTCCGGTGTAGAGCCAACCGTTGCGCAGGGTCCCGGCGGTTTCGTCGGGCTTGTTGTAGTAGCCTTTCATGACCTGCGGTCCGCGGATGACCAGTTCGCCCATCTTTCCGGGGGGAAGCTGCACACTGCCAACTTCCATGTCCACGATGGCGGCGTCAGTGGAGGGAACAGGCATTCCGATTGAACCTGGTTTCTTGGTTCCATTAAGGGGGTTGAGATGGGTCAAAGGTGAGGCTTCGGTGAGGCCGAACCCTTCTACAATGGTTGCCCCGAAAACGTCTTTGAATTGCTTAATTCCTTCTACCGGCATGGGCGAGGAACCGGACAGACAGTATTTAACCGAGGCCACATCATATTTATCCAGTTCCTTTTGTTGGAGTAGGGAAATATACAGGGCCGGGGCTCCGGGGAAAATAGTCGGTTTCAGCTTGTGCATGGTTTTGAGTACATCAAGGGGCACGTAGCGTGGAAATGGGACCATGGTCGCACCCAGCAGGACGGGGAAGTTGAGACAGACAGTCAGTCCGTAGATGTGGAAATAGGGCAGAATGCCCATCACGATTTCTCTTTCGTCTCCTAACTGACTGAGCATGGCGTGGGCTTGCTGCACGTTTGCGCCGAGGTTGGCGTGAGTCAGGTTGCAGCCCTTGGACAGCCCGGTGGTTCCTCCGGTGTATTGCAGCAGGGCGGTATCTTCCGGCCTGATGTTCGGTGCGCTGTAACGTTCCTTGCCCGCCAGCAGGATATCCCACTTGAGGATTGAAGAATCGTTGTAGGGTACTTTGGGAGAACTTTTTTCCCGCATGCATTTTACCTTGTAAAGCATGTTCAGGGGAAATTTAAGAGTGTCGGAAATCTTGGTGACCAGATATTTACGTACCGGGAGTTTGTCGCGAAGCTTTTCCACCTTGGACCAGAGCAGGTCGATGGTGATCAGCATTTTGGCCCCGGAATCACTGAGCTGGTGGACGATCTCAGTTTCCATGTAAAGCGGGTTGGTCAGGGTTACGATAGCCCCGGCCTTGAGGATGGCAAAGTAGGTCATGATCATCTGCGGGGTGTTGGGTAACATGATAGCGACCCGATCACCCGGCTCAATGCCCAGCTTGCGCAGGTTGGCGGCCATGATTTCGACCTGCTGTTGCAGCTTGCCGTAGGTGATTGACCAGTTCTGGAATTCAATGGCCTTGCGTTTTGGCCATTTCTCAGCTGTCAGGTCCAGATATTCAAATAACGGGCGATATACAAAATCAATACTCTTTACTACATCCGAATCATAATGATCCAGCCATGGGCGATTAATCTCCACTCCTTACCTTCCCTTATTTCTTAATTCAACGCATTGAATTTTAATTCTTTCCTGTCTGGAAATGCGGCAGCAGGCCGGAAATATCCGGCAACGGCGCAGATTCCTTATCCCCCCGCATGGGGTCCACTTTCCTTTTAAAGAGGAGCGAGTATATTGATCTGTTTAGATTCTTGCAAGTTTGTATGTGTGCTTATCTGCGGGCAGATCTGGAAAAAAGATCCAGCAGGTAGCTGGTCAGGGCTTGGTTCACTCTCTGCCCGCATTTTGAAAATGGGCAGCCCAGTTCATAGGGCACTTCCATGGGGCGGGGTGTTCCGTGGTAAACGACTGAGTCGCGTCCGGCTTTTGATTCCTTGACCAGAATCTGCATGGTGATGAAGCAACTGTTTGGCCCGCTTCTTATGCGCTGGATTTCCGGGGTCCATTCATTGATCAGTACCGGGTATTCTGCGAAAAAGGGATCTCCGTAGAAACCATCATAGGCAAAGCCCACCCGTTGGGATTCTCCGGTAGCTGCAAG
It includes:
- a CDS encoding long-chain fatty acid--CoA ligase, which encodes MEINRPWLDHYDSDVVKSIDFVYRPLFEYLDLTAEKWPKRKAIEFQNWSITYGKLQQQVEIMAANLRKLGIEPGDRVAIMLPNTPQMIMTYFAILKAGAIVTLTNPLYMETEIVHQLSDSGAKMLITIDLLWSKVEKLRDKLPVRKYLVTKISDTLKFPLNMLYKVKCMREKSSPKVPYNDSSILKWDILLAGKERYSAPNIRPEDTALLQYTGGTTGLSKGCNLTHANLGANVQQAHAMLSQLGDEREIVMGILPYFHIYGLTVCLNFPVLLGATMVPFPRYVPLDVLKTMHKLKPTIFPGAPALYISLLQQKELDKYDVASVKYCLSGSSPMPVEGIKQFKDVFGATIVEGFGLTEASPLTHLNPLNGTKKPGSIGMPVPSTDAAIVDMEVGSVQLPPGKMGELVIRGPQVMKGYYNKPDETAGTLRNGWLYTGDIAYMDEDGYFYIVDRKKDMIISSGYNIYPREVDEVLYKHPKIQEAVTVGLPHKTRGEIIKVYIVLKEGESMDRAEIIAYCREKLAGYKVPRQVEFRSDLPKTMVGKVLRRALREEEAKKKKSK